A stretch of Amycolatopsis balhimycina FH 1894 DNA encodes these proteins:
- a CDS encoding zf-TFIIB domain-containing protein, producing the protein MCPKCQNQMRTVAKNGVHIDQCDGCRGIFLDRGELEAIVGAESSYYGHQPPPYQGGHGRPDSPRPYRGGQPDSPQAYRGGYADSPRPHRGYSDSPRPYGHGHRKRSFLENLFD; encoded by the coding sequence ATTTGTCCGAAGTGTCAGAATCAGATGCGGACCGTGGCCAAGAACGGCGTCCACATCGACCAGTGCGACGGCTGCCGCGGGATCTTCCTGGACCGCGGCGAGCTCGAGGCGATCGTCGGTGCGGAGAGTTCGTACTACGGCCACCAGCCGCCCCCGTACCAGGGTGGGCACGGCCGCCCCGACTCGCCGCGCCCCTATCGCGGCGGCCAGCCGGACTCGCCCCAGGCGTACCGCGGGGGCTACGCCGACTCGCCGCGGCCGCACCGCGGGTACTCGGACTCGCCGCGTCCGTACGGGCACGGTCACCGCAAGCGCAGCTTCCTCGAGAACCTCTTCGACTGA
- a CDS encoding AAA family ATPase: MGLDLRICPACGDLADRPAVAGALLRCARCGHEWPFRKLPLFALTGPSGAGKSTMGPLLAARFAGDVVVLEQDILWTGALRDDVTAFRSVWLRMAAMLHQNGRPVVLCGTVAPPEFEPLPERAFFSDIHYLALVGSPSSLRARLRARPAWREWDEPRIEEMLEFNAWLRKIAPELGVDLFDTTEVPPEVTADHVEKWIRARLP, translated from the coding sequence GTGGGGCTCGACCTGCGGATCTGCCCGGCGTGCGGCGACCTGGCGGACCGCCCGGCCGTCGCCGGCGCCCTGCTGCGGTGCGCGCGGTGCGGGCACGAGTGGCCGTTCCGGAAACTGCCGCTGTTCGCGCTGACCGGCCCGAGCGGCGCCGGGAAGTCGACGATGGGCCCGCTGCTGGCGGCGCGCTTCGCCGGTGACGTCGTCGTGCTGGAGCAGGACATCCTCTGGACCGGTGCCCTGCGCGACGACGTCACGGCGTTCCGCTCGGTCTGGCTGCGGATGGCGGCGATGCTGCACCAGAACGGCCGCCCGGTCGTGCTGTGCGGGACGGTGGCGCCCCCGGAGTTCGAGCCGCTGCCGGAGCGCGCGTTCTTCAGCGACATCCACTACCTGGCGCTGGTCGGCTCGCCGTCGTCGCTGCGAGCCCGCCTGCGGGCGCGCCCGGCGTGGCGGGAGTGGGACGAGCCCCGGATCGAGGAGATGCTGGAGTTCAACGCCTGGCTCCGGAAGATCGCGCCGGAACTGGGCGTCGACCTCTTCGACACGACGGAGGTGCCGCCGGAGGTCACGGCCGACCACGTGGAGAAGTGGATCCGCGCCCGGCTGCCCTAG
- a CDS encoding pyridoxal phosphate-dependent aminotransferase, protein MREPALVPRLRPFTSTIFAEMTALAVRHDAVNLGQGFPDTDGPAGMLEAAKNALFGGANQYPPGPGRPELRAAIARHRLRYGTEYDPDTEILVTAGATEAIAAALLALTEPGDEVIVIEPYYDSYAAAVAMAGAQRRVVGLVEGPDGRFGLDVAGLRAAVTPRTRAILVNSPHNPTGTVFTRAELEALAALCVEHDLIAICDEVYEHLVFDDAEHIPLVTLPGMRPRTVSISSAGKTFNCTGWKIGWVCSTPELVAAVKAAKQFITFVSGGPLQPAVAYALDHELPWVEGLRASLQEKRDRLSAGLADAGFAVRPTAGTYFVCVDVRPLGFTDAADLAWELPARAGVAAVPVKVFTDHPDEWNHLLRFAFCKHNEVIDEAITRLRKLV, encoded by the coding sequence GTGCGCGAACCTGCTCTCGTCCCCCGGCTCCGGCCGTTCACCTCGACCATCTTCGCCGAGATGACGGCGCTGGCCGTCCGGCACGACGCCGTCAACCTCGGCCAGGGCTTCCCGGACACCGACGGCCCGGCCGGGATGCTCGAAGCGGCGAAGAACGCGCTGTTCGGCGGCGCCAACCAGTACCCGCCCGGACCGGGACGACCGGAGCTGCGGGCCGCGATCGCGCGGCACCGGCTGCGCTACGGCACCGAGTACGACCCGGACACGGAGATCCTGGTCACCGCGGGCGCGACCGAGGCCATTGCGGCAGCGTTGTTGGCGTTGACCGAGCCCGGCGACGAGGTGATCGTCATCGAGCCGTACTACGACTCCTACGCCGCCGCGGTCGCCATGGCCGGCGCACAGCGCCGGGTCGTCGGGCTCGTCGAAGGCCCGGACGGCCGGTTCGGGCTGGACGTCGCCGGGCTGCGCGCCGCCGTCACGCCGCGGACCCGGGCGATCCTCGTCAACTCGCCGCACAACCCGACCGGGACGGTGTTCACCCGCGCCGAGCTGGAAGCGCTGGCGGCCCTGTGCGTCGAACACGACCTGATCGCCATCTGCGACGAGGTCTACGAGCACCTCGTGTTCGATGACGCCGAGCACATCCCGCTGGTCACGCTGCCCGGGATGCGGCCGCGGACGGTGAGCATCTCCAGCGCCGGGAAGACGTTCAACTGCACCGGCTGGAAGATTGGCTGGGTCTGCTCGACGCCGGAGCTGGTCGCCGCGGTGAAGGCGGCGAAGCAGTTCATCACCTTCGTCTCCGGCGGCCCGCTGCAGCCGGCCGTCGCGTACGCGCTCGACCACGAGCTGCCCTGGGTCGAGGGCCTGCGCGCGAGCCTGCAGGAAAAGCGCGACCGGCTTTCGGCCGGGCTCGCCGACGCCGGGTTCGCCGTGCGGCCGACGGCGGGCACCTACTTCGTCTGCGTCGACGTGCGGCCGCTGGGCTTCACCGACGCCGCCGACCTGGCCTGGGAGCTGCCCGCCAGGGCCGGGGTCGCCGCGGTGCCCGTGAAGGTGTTCACCGATCACCCGGACGAGTGGAACCACCTGCTGCGTTTCGCGTTCTGCAAGCACAACGAAGTCATCGACGAGGCCATCACCCGGTTGCGCAAACTGGTCTGA
- a CDS encoding YczE/YyaS/YitT family protein, with protein sequence MAQIDLRPVRISRDPARRSTQLLSGLALYGISVAMLTRAHLGLEPWGVLAEGVTKHTGLTFGTATGLISVTVLLLWIPLRQRPGIGTVANVVVVAVVVDLARAVLPDQHDLGWRIVFLIGGVALNGFATATYVGARLGPGARDGLMTGLAARTGRSVRLVRTCLEISAVVAGFALGGTVGFGTVLYALAIGPLTQAVLPLTTWRGEPRQRP encoded by the coding sequence GTGGCTCAGATCGATCTCCGGCCCGTCCGGATCTCCCGTGACCCCGCCCGGCGCAGCACCCAGCTCCTGTCCGGCCTCGCCCTCTACGGCATCAGCGTCGCCATGCTCACCCGCGCCCACCTGGGCCTCGAACCCTGGGGTGTGCTGGCCGAAGGCGTCACGAAGCACACCGGGCTGACCTTCGGCACGGCGACCGGCCTGATTTCGGTGACCGTGCTCCTGCTGTGGATCCCGCTGCGCCAGCGCCCCGGCATCGGCACCGTCGCGAACGTCGTGGTCGTCGCGGTGGTCGTCGACCTGGCCCGCGCGGTTCTCCCGGACCAGCACGACCTGGGCTGGCGCATCGTCTTCCTGATCGGCGGCGTCGCGCTGAACGGCTTCGCGACCGCCACCTACGTCGGCGCGCGGCTCGGTCCCGGTGCCCGCGACGGCCTGATGACGGGGCTCGCGGCGCGCACCGGCCGGTCGGTCAGGCTGGTGCGCACCTGCCTCGAGATCTCCGCGGTCGTCGCCGGGTTCGCCCTCGGCGGCACCGTCGGATTCGGCACCGTGCTCTACGCCCTCGCGATCGGGCCGCTCACCCAGGCGGTGCTGCCGCTGACCACCTGGCGCGGCGAGCCGCGGCAGCGTCCCTAG
- a CDS encoding CGNR zinc finger domain-containing protein encodes MHTDASLVVEFLNTVNVEEGTDLLEDPGQWQEWAADHALAANPAAEARAARDALRAAIGDPRLPGGSDSTVNVGTRISLTADGPALVADDVVGAVFAACARLVVRGDWVRLKICPAGTCLWAFYDESRNRSRTWCSMRVCGNREKARGWRARAAAG; translated from the coding sequence GTGCACACCGACGCCTCCCTCGTGGTGGAGTTCCTCAACACGGTCAACGTCGAAGAGGGCACTGACCTGCTCGAAGACCCCGGGCAGTGGCAAGAATGGGCGGCGGACCACGCGCTGGCGGCCAACCCGGCCGCCGAGGCGCGCGCGGCGCGGGACGCCCTGCGCGCCGCGATCGGCGACCCGCGGCTGCCCGGCGGCAGCGACAGCACCGTCAACGTCGGCACCCGGATCTCCCTCACCGCCGACGGGCCGGCGCTGGTCGCGGACGACGTCGTCGGCGCGGTGTTCGCCGCCTGCGCGCGGCTGGTCGTGCGCGGCGACTGGGTCCGGCTCAAGATCTGCCCCGCCGGCACCTGCCTCTGGGCGTTCTACGACGAGTCCCGCAACCGCTCTCGCACGTGGTGCTCGATGCGCGTCTGCGGCAACCGCGAGAAGGCTCGCGGCTGGCGGGCCCGCGCCGCCGCGGGCTGA
- a CDS encoding Clp protease N-terminal domain-containing protein: protein MFERFTAEARMAVVEAQIVARKSGSVEIGPAHLLAGLVKTGVPLLAELGVSADDIAAELARIRRRGGVSDADAEALTAFGIDVEQIVERVEQTHGEGALAGRLGPAKRGHIPFTAESKKTLELSLKEAARLGDKHLGQEHILLALAQQRDTDDVLARRGADYATLRRTVQQRKAG from the coding sequence ATGTTCGAACGGTTCACGGCCGAAGCGCGGATGGCGGTCGTCGAGGCACAGATCGTGGCGCGGAAGTCCGGTTCGGTGGAGATCGGGCCCGCCCACCTGCTCGCCGGGCTGGTCAAGACCGGCGTTCCCCTGCTCGCCGAGCTGGGAGTGTCCGCCGACGACATCGCCGCGGAGCTGGCGCGGATCCGGCGCCGCGGCGGCGTGAGCGACGCCGACGCCGAAGCGCTCACCGCGTTCGGCATCGACGTCGAGCAGATCGTGGAGCGCGTCGAGCAGACCCATGGCGAAGGGGCCCTCGCCGGTCGGCTCGGCCCGGCCAAACGGGGGCACATCCCCTTCACCGCCGAGTCGAAGAAGACCCTGGAGCTGAGCCTCAAGGAAGCCGCCCGGCTGGGGGACAAGCACCTGGGGCAGGAGCACATCCTGCTGGCGCTGGCCCAGCAGCGCGACACCGACGACGTGCTCGCCCGGCGTGGGGCCGACTACGCCACGCTGCGCCGGACCGTTCAGCAGCGCAAGGCGGGCTAG
- a CDS encoding YbaK/EbsC family protein: MTWTIAGSLTVVPAPTRTDLLAEPVAKALAALADPDAVGVTEIDPSLADTAAFCEAYGSSLEASANCVVVAGKRAGEVRFAAALVLATTRADVNGVIKRRLDVRKASFAPMDEAVELTGMEYGGITPVGLPAEWPILIDRRVADAPELVIGSGIRGSKLLISGAALAALPGAEVIEDLAR, encoded by the coding sequence ATGACCTGGACGATCGCCGGGAGCCTCACCGTCGTTCCCGCCCCCACGCGCACTGATCTGCTCGCCGAGCCCGTTGCCAAGGCGCTGGCCGCGCTCGCCGACCCGGACGCCGTCGGTGTCACCGAGATCGACCCGTCGCTCGCCGACACCGCCGCCTTCTGTGAGGCGTACGGCTCGTCGCTCGAGGCGTCCGCGAACTGCGTCGTCGTCGCCGGCAAGCGAGCGGGCGAAGTCCGCTTCGCGGCCGCGCTCGTGCTCGCGACCACCCGCGCCGACGTCAACGGCGTGATCAAGCGCCGCCTCGACGTCCGCAAGGCGTCGTTCGCGCCGATGGACGAAGCCGTCGAGCTGACCGGGATGGAGTACGGCGGCATCACGCCGGTCGGCCTGCCCGCCGAATGGCCCATCCTGATCGACCGGCGCGTCGCCGACGCTCCCGAGCTCGTCATCGGCAGCGGGATCCGCGGCAGCAAGCTGCTGATCTCCGGAGCGGCGCTGGCCGCGTTGCCCGGAGCTGAGGTCATCGAGGACCTCGCCCGGTGA
- a CDS encoding DUF445 domain-containing protein: MEQLTPAKVTPADPPGGAAGEEEKRRGLRKMKLVALSFLLGATLVFLLAGWAQASGWPGWVGYVRAAAEAGMVGALADWFAVTALFRHPLRLKIPHTAIIPNKKDALGNSLGDFVGSNFLSEEVVRDKLKRVEIAKRLGGWLAEPDNAERVTSELATVVRAAVKVLRDEDVQAIMEQAVARRIIDKPWGPPLGKILQGVFADGAHHKLVDLMCDRGYEWVRDNHTTMLRVVSDRAPSWSPKFVDEMLADKVYGEVLSFAWAVKTDVNHPMRLALDKFLGEFAQDLQTNPEVMARAEQVKGQIVHHEEVQRLIGSAWSTAKEMLLTAAEDPSSELRRRVRLGLTSLGERLVSDDQLRSKADGWVEGAAAYLVKNYSREITTIITDTVERWDAEETSRKIELQVGRDLQFIRINGTVVGALAGLVIYTVAELLF; encoded by the coding sequence GTGGAGCAACTGACCCCCGCGAAGGTGACGCCCGCCGACCCACCGGGCGGCGCGGCCGGTGAAGAGGAAAAGCGGCGCGGGCTGCGCAAGATGAAGCTCGTCGCGCTGTCGTTCCTGCTCGGCGCCACGCTCGTGTTCCTGCTGGCCGGCTGGGCGCAGGCGAGCGGCTGGCCGGGCTGGGTCGGGTACGTGCGCGCCGCGGCAGAGGCGGGCATGGTCGGCGCGCTTGCCGACTGGTTCGCCGTCACGGCGCTGTTCCGGCACCCGCTGCGGCTGAAGATCCCGCACACGGCGATCATCCCGAACAAGAAGGACGCGCTGGGCAACAGCCTCGGCGACTTCGTCGGCTCGAACTTCCTGTCCGAGGAGGTCGTGCGCGACAAGCTCAAGCGCGTCGAGATCGCGAAGCGGCTCGGCGGCTGGCTCGCGGAACCGGACAACGCCGAGCGCGTGACGTCCGAGCTGGCCACGGTGGTCCGCGCCGCTGTGAAGGTGCTCCGCGACGAAGACGTCCAGGCGATCATGGAGCAGGCCGTCGCGCGGCGGATCATCGACAAGCCGTGGGGCCCGCCGCTGGGCAAGATCCTCCAGGGCGTGTTCGCCGACGGCGCGCACCACAAGCTCGTGGACCTGATGTGCGACCGCGGCTACGAGTGGGTCCGCGACAACCACACGACGATGCTGCGCGTGGTGTCCGACCGGGCGCCGAGCTGGTCGCCGAAGTTCGTCGACGAGATGCTCGCGGACAAGGTCTACGGCGAGGTGCTGTCGTTCGCGTGGGCGGTCAAGACCGACGTCAACCACCCCATGCGGCTGGCGCTGGACAAGTTCCTCGGCGAGTTCGCCCAGGACCTGCAGACCAACCCCGAGGTGATGGCCCGCGCCGAGCAGGTGAAGGGCCAGATCGTGCACCACGAGGAGGTTCAGCGGCTGATCGGCTCGGCGTGGAGCACGGCGAAGGAGATGCTGCTGACCGCGGCCGAGGACCCGTCGAGCGAGCTGCGCCGGCGCGTCCGGCTCGGCCTGACGTCGCTCGGGGAGCGGCTGGTTTCCGACGACCAGCTGCGTTCGAAGGCCGACGGCTGGGTCGAGGGCGCCGCGGCGTACCTGGTGAAGAACTACTCGCGCGAGATCACCACGATCATCACCGACACGGTCGAGCGCTGGGACGCCGAGGAGACGTCCCGCAAGATCGAGCTCCAGGTGGGACGCGACCTGCAGTTCATCCGGATCAACGGCACGGTGGTGGGCGCGCTCGCCGGACTCGTCATCTACACCGTCGCCGAGCTGCTGTTCTGA
- a CDS encoding DUF2516 family protein → MLVAFWILNVIHWGSALVGLFAFVHALLQRADAYSAADRKTKPIWMLITGGATLAMVLFPVMGPGMIFYVPAMAAALVYIVDVRPKLIEVQRGGSSW, encoded by the coding sequence GTGCTAGTCGCCTTCTGGATCCTCAATGTCATCCACTGGGGCAGCGCGCTGGTCGGGCTCTTCGCCTTCGTGCACGCGCTGCTCCAGCGTGCCGACGCCTACTCGGCGGCCGACCGCAAGACCAAGCCCATCTGGATGCTGATCACCGGCGGCGCGACGCTCGCCATGGTGCTGTTCCCCGTGATGGGCCCCGGGATGATCTTCTACGTGCCCGCGATGGCCGCGGCCCTCGTCTACATAGTGGACGTCCGCCCGAAGCTGATCGAGGTCCAGCGCGGCGGCTCCAGCTGGTGA
- a CDS encoding sigma factor-like helix-turn-helix DNA-binding protein — translation MTEATDLAARAGDRDPRVGLRAVAALRRLLEQLEAVQVRSARVQGWSWQEIAAELGVSRQAVHKKYGRH, via the coding sequence ATGACGGAAGCGACGGATTTGGCCGCCCGGGCGGGTGATCGCGATCCCCGGGTGGGGCTGCGCGCGGTCGCCGCGCTCCGGCGGTTGCTGGAACAACTGGAGGCCGTGCAGGTCCGCAGTGCGCGGGTGCAGGGCTGGTCGTGGCAGGAGATCGCCGCCGAGCTGGGGGTCAGCCGGCAGGCCGTGCACAAGAAGTACGGGAGGCACTGA
- a CDS encoding VOC family protein, translating to MSAVPTLGVVALDCPDPVALAEFYRAVLEWEAPEVVDDGHWATLRNPAGGAGLAFQRVPGYRPPAWPSAENPQQLHLDLNVTDLEAAHERVLGLGAKLLDDQPKTFRVYADPVGHPFCLCAC from the coding sequence ATGAGTGCGGTACCGACGCTGGGCGTGGTGGCCCTCGACTGCCCCGACCCGGTGGCGCTGGCGGAGTTCTACCGGGCGGTGCTGGAGTGGGAGGCGCCCGAAGTCGTCGACGACGGGCACTGGGCGACCTTGCGCAACCCGGCGGGCGGCGCGGGCCTCGCGTTCCAGCGGGTGCCCGGCTACCGGCCGCCGGCGTGGCCGTCCGCGGAGAACCCGCAGCAGCTGCACCTGGACCTGAACGTCACGGATCTGGAGGCAGCGCACGAGCGCGTGCTCGGCTTGGGGGCGAAACTGCTGGACGACCAGCCCAAGACGTTCCGCGTCTACGCCGACCCGGTGGGGCACCCGTTCTGCCTGTGCGCCTGCTGA
- a CDS encoding membrane protein, translated as MTTPKTEDVKKAVTTAFDQVRTPLLAALGAGNLATHAVTDAVAKAKENVTKSSEVARKNLQELPTDVESLREKLDPAELRKVIDEYTEAALKLYNKLAESGEQAWDKIAAQPQVKKAIEQLEEALTTAQGQVEVVGGEVRERVDGVLAKVTKRTRSAGEKTARKVTEVAGEAADAIEELGDDVAHETRSASRRVANKTAPKTAAPARRTTTASTTSAAVKKPAAPKTDK; from the coding sequence ATGACCACCCCCAAGACCGAAGACGTCAAGAAGGCCGTCACCACCGCCTTCGACCAGGTCCGCACCCCGCTGCTCGCCGCCCTCGGCGCCGGGAACCTGGCCACCCACGCCGTCACCGACGCCGTGGCGAAGGCCAAGGAGAACGTGACCAAGAGCAGCGAGGTCGCCCGCAAGAACCTGCAGGAGCTGCCGACCGACGTCGAGAGCCTCCGCGAGAAGCTGGACCCGGCCGAGCTGCGCAAGGTCATCGACGAGTACACCGAGGCCGCGCTCAAGCTGTACAACAAGCTGGCCGAGTCGGGCGAGCAGGCGTGGGACAAGATCGCCGCGCAGCCGCAGGTCAAGAAGGCCATCGAGCAGCTCGAAGAGGCCCTGACCACCGCGCAGGGCCAGGTCGAGGTCGTCGGGGGCGAGGTCCGCGAGCGCGTCGACGGCGTGCTGGCCAAGGTGACCAAGCGCACCCGCTCGGCCGGCGAGAAGACCGCCCGCAAGGTGACCGAGGTCGCCGGCGAGGCCGCCGACGCCATCGAGGAGCTGGGTGACGACGTCGCCCACGAGACTCGTTCCGCGAGCCGCCGGGTCGCGAACAAGACGGCCCCGAAGACGGCCGCCCCGGCCCGCCGGACGACGACGGCGAGCACCACCAGTGCCGCGGTGAAGAAGCCGGCCGCGCCGAAGACCGACAAGTAA
- a CDS encoding helix-turn-helix domain-containing protein yields MEKVADIASDIGEYIRQQRNTAKISLRQLSKLAGVSNPYLSQIERGVRKPSAEILQQIAKGLRISAEALYVQAGILDLPTGGPVGDAIRADAELTERQKQVLLDVYESFRRENAAARPAAESAPTPDTPDTTPAADTKEPA; encoded by the coding sequence ATGGAGAAGGTCGCGGACATCGCTTCCGACATCGGCGAGTACATCCGCCAGCAGCGCAACACCGCGAAGATTTCGTTGCGCCAGCTGTCGAAGCTCGCCGGCGTGTCCAACCCGTACCTGAGCCAGATCGAGCGCGGGGTCCGCAAGCCCAGCGCGGAGATCCTGCAGCAGATCGCCAAGGGCCTGCGCATTTCGGCGGAAGCGCTGTACGTGCAGGCCGGGATCCTCGATCTGCCGACGGGCGGTCCGGTGGGCGACGCGATTCGCGCCGACGCCGAGCTGACCGAACGGCAGAAGCAGGTCCTGCTCGACGTCTACGAGTCCTTCCGCCGGGAGAACGCCGCGGCCCGGCCGGCCGCCGAGTCCGCTCCCACCCCGGACACCCCAGACACCACTCCAGCCGCAGACACCAAGGAGCCAGCATGA
- a CDS encoding methyltransferase domain-containing protein, with the protein MTRSARLRRRLVEHLLDEDVLHAPEWIAAFRAVPRHVFLPRFFMPAGGLWAAVDHGDPGWLETVYSRDVLVTQLDDDPDRWELARRTGPVAGTPTSSSSMPSIMAIMLEELRVRDGQRVLEIGTGTGYNAALLSHRCGAGQVSTVDIDPGIVEAARERLASAGYRPACAVGDGALGFPAGTLFDRVLCTASVSSIPVGWLAQTAPGGLIVTTLNRPIGAGLVRLVAGEDGTAQGRVLARDGRFMPLRAHRLPEAGPLPMPSRRDWEQTRLAMSTVLQPRKQFEFFAGLALPGVRAVRDGADDEAPSVALVHPDGSWVRHRKRGGADEVAQGGPRALWELAEAAYVEWCELGKPERDRFGLTVTGDHQDFWLDSPDGRTWPLN; encoded by the coding sequence ATGACGCGCTCGGCCCGGCTGCGGCGACGCCTCGTCGAGCACCTCCTCGACGAGGACGTCCTGCACGCGCCGGAATGGATCGCCGCCTTCCGCGCGGTGCCCCGCCACGTGTTCCTGCCGCGGTTCTTCATGCCGGCGGGCGGGCTGTGGGCGGCGGTGGACCACGGCGATCCGGGCTGGCTGGAGACGGTCTACTCCCGCGACGTGCTGGTGACCCAGCTGGACGACGACCCGGACCGCTGGGAGCTCGCCCGGCGCACCGGGCCGGTGGCGGGCACGCCGACGAGCTCGTCGAGCATGCCGTCGATCATGGCGATCATGCTGGAGGAGCTGCGGGTGCGCGACGGGCAGCGCGTGCTCGAGATCGGCACCGGCACCGGCTACAACGCCGCCCTGCTGAGCCACCGCTGCGGCGCCGGTCAGGTGTCCACAGTGGACATCGACCCGGGGATCGTCGAGGCGGCGCGCGAGCGGCTGGCCTCGGCGGGCTACCGGCCGGCGTGCGCGGTGGGCGACGGCGCGCTCGGCTTCCCCGCGGGCACGTTGTTCGACCGGGTGCTGTGCACCGCTTCGGTGTCTTCGATCCCGGTGGGGTGGCTGGCGCAGACCGCGCCGGGCGGGCTGATCGTGACGACGCTGAACCGGCCGATCGGCGCCGGGCTCGTCCGGCTCGTCGCCGGCGAGGACGGCACCGCGCAGGGCCGCGTCCTCGCGCGCGACGGCCGCTTCATGCCGCTTCGCGCGCACCGGCTGCCGGAGGCCGGCCCGTTGCCGATGCCGTCGCGCCGCGACTGGGAACAGACGCGGCTGGCGATGTCGACGGTGCTCCAGCCCCGCAAGCAGTTCGAGTTCTTCGCCGGGCTCGCCCTCCCGGGCGTCCGGGCGGTGCGCGACGGCGCCGACGACGAAGCACCGAGCGTCGCGCTGGTCCACCCGGACGGCTCGTGGGTCCGCCACCGCAAGCGCGGCGGTGCGGACGAGGTGGCCCAGGGCGGGCCGCGGGCGCTGTGGGAGCTCGCCGAAGCGGCGTACGTCGAGTGGTGCGAGCTGGGCAAGCCGGAGCGCGACCGGTTCGGCCTGACGGTGACCGGCGACCACCAGGACTTCTGGCTCGACTCCCCGGACGGCCGCACCTGGCCGCTGAACTAG
- a CDS encoding PLP-dependent aminotransferase family protein → MEPVLPPGGRVSGPRLAVLLGSWRQGGSRQGAADLAAAIELQVLDGQLPLGTRLPAERELADALGASRTLIGSALDRLRDNGFVASRRGAGSWITAPGRRRRDAVVPDGGDLIDFAHASPPATPGMIAAVDAARGALVDHLGQHGYQERGLPVLREKIARRYTERGLPTTAAQIMVTNGAHHAFVLVLRMLTGPGDRVLVEQPTYPNALEAIRAAHAIPVPVALDPAGARGWDIAGIDAALRQASPRLAYLVVDFQNPTGLRLDAEGRERLGAVLTRARTPVVVDETLVELDLEGDPLDGPPPLSAFAGDLAICVGSASKSHWGGLRLGWIRASEDLLGRLISARYAVDLGSPVFEQVVFSELLEADGWAALARRREELRGNRDALAGAVNRHLPDWTFTPPKGGLSLWCRLPEPVSSRLAVASASHGLQVTPGSRFGVHGGMERWIRLPFSLPPEKINEAIRRLSAAAASVRGTPASLDAPLA, encoded by the coding sequence ATGGAACCCGTGCTCCCACCAGGTGGACGCGTCTCCGGTCCACGATTGGCCGTCTTGCTCGGCTCTTGGCGCCAAGGCGGCTCCCGGCAGGGTGCCGCGGACCTGGCCGCGGCCATCGAGCTGCAGGTGCTGGACGGCCAGCTCCCGCTCGGCACCCGGCTGCCCGCCGAACGCGAGCTGGCCGACGCGCTCGGCGCCAGCCGGACGCTGATCGGCTCGGCACTGGACCGGCTGCGGGACAACGGGTTCGTCGCGAGCCGCCGCGGCGCCGGTTCGTGGATCACCGCACCCGGCCGGCGTCGCCGGGACGCGGTCGTCCCGGACGGCGGCGACCTGATCGACTTCGCCCACGCGTCACCGCCGGCCACGCCGGGCATGATCGCGGCGGTCGACGCCGCGCGCGGCGCCCTGGTCGACCACCTCGGGCAGCACGGCTACCAGGAGCGGGGCCTGCCGGTCCTGCGCGAGAAGATCGCCCGGCGGTACACCGAGCGCGGGCTGCCGACGACGGCCGCGCAGATCATGGTCACCAACGGCGCGCACCACGCGTTCGTGCTGGTCCTGCGGATGCTGACCGGGCCGGGCGACCGCGTGCTGGTGGAGCAGCCGACGTACCCGAACGCCCTGGAGGCGATCCGGGCCGCGCACGCCATCCCGGTGCCGGTGGCGCTCGACCCGGCCGGTGCCCGCGGCTGGGACATCGCCGGCATCGACGCGGCGCTGCGCCAGGCGTCCCCGCGCCTGGCGTACCTCGTGGTCGACTTCCAGAACCCGACCGGCCTGCGTCTGGACGCCGAAGGCCGCGAACGGCTCGGCGCGGTGCTCACCCGGGCGCGGACGCCGGTGGTGGTGGACGAAACCCTGGTCGAACTGGACCTCGAAGGCGACCCGCTGGACGGCCCGCCGCCGTTGTCAGCCTTCGCGGGCGACCTGGCGATCTGCGTCGGCTCGGCGTCGAAGTCGCACTGGGGCGGCCTGCGCCTGGGCTGGATCCGCGCGTCGGAGGACCTGCTCGGCCGCCTGATCTCGGCGCGCTACGCCGTGGACCTCGGCTCGCCCGTCTTCGAGCAGGTGGTGTTCTCGGAATTGCTGGAGGCCGACGGGTGGGCGGCGCTGGCACGTCGTCGCGAGGAACTGCGCGGCAACCGCGACGCGCTGGCGGGCGCGGTCAACCGGCACTTGCCGGACTGGACGTTCACGCCGCCGAAAGGCGGCCTGTCGCTGTGGTGCCGCCTCCCGGAGCCGGTCAGCTCGCGGCTCGCGGTGGCGTCGGCGAGCCACGGTCTCCAGGTGACGCCCGGGTCCCGCTTCGGCGTCCACGGTGGCATGGAGCGCTGGATCCGGCTGCCGTTTTCGTTGCCACCGGAGAAGATCAACGAGGCGATCCGCCGGCTGAGTGCCGCGGCGGCGTCGGTCCGGGGCACCCCGGCGTCACTGGACGCTCCGCTCGCCTGA